TGAAGGCACGTTTCTCCAGAGAATTGTAACACGTGGAGCGTTTGACTTTGCTGGTTCCACTACAATGTTTTGATGGTCAACACAGCTGAAGCCAAACAAGTTACCAGGACAGATTGTCTcataaaaagatttattttttttttcagcccaaATTTACAAAGGCAAGTTACAGagtattgtataaaaaaaaacaaaaaaaaacatgataatgtacacttttcacAAACTCCTGAAGGGAGGGAGAGAGGAGGAAAGGGGGAGAGACAGTTCTGAATGTCTTACACAGAAGAAGACGCTGTAAACATCCTTGCAAGCACCTCAGTGGGTActttgagggggtggggggtggctgTCTTTGTACGACAGAAATCGGGGTCAGGAAAGGACAAACGAGCGAGCGTCTCTGTGTTTTCACACAAGAATGTTCAACTAGGCACCAACTGCTGGCCAATAAATATACTCTGCACCATTGAAACAAAACACGAGAGCCAAGCACTTTCCATTATGTTGAAAGCAAACATGAACTTTTCTGGCTTTTCATACACTTTTAGAATATAGTTGTGATTTTTTACTGGGCTTTGCTGACTACTGCGATAATAGGACTACTCTGTGAGCGAACAAATGCACTTGTCACAACCATTGTTTGATCAAAACtagatgtactgtatgtatgcaGTCTGCTGGTACTAAAACCTCACGGACTTGAAAGACAACATCACAGCTGCCTAGATTACCCTTACAGATTAAATACTAATCAAACACCACCACATTCATCATCTTTAAAATGCACATAAGTCAAGGAGATGCCATTTCGATGGAGGACTCGGAGGATTTTCCAGCTGCTGTCAAATCCAACGCTTGGCTGGCCAACGATGCTAACGTACAAAATggctgcaaacatctgtttgtatTTGGTGACAACGCTGTTCCAGGTATGTTCGCACCCACCCAACTgttcaaataaatacacatttgaaagcAACGTATGGTATCCGGTTACAGTTTTGGGCATGACTTGATGGTAAACATTGCAGCACCACTTATATGAAATCCAAATACATTTAGAGGACATTGGGGATATATTCATTTACCTTACACACCATTTAATGATGTATGTTTCGTATGAATGTCAGAAGTTATTACGATTATGAAGTTTGGACTGATCCAAAGCCAACCGCTTAACGAAACAATCAAAAAATCATGATAAAGAGATGAATGTGTGTAAGAGTGAAGCCATATCGGTTTAAAGACTGATCGTGATTCAGATGAATTGAACACGTGCCCAAATGATATGCGCACGTTCTGGATCACATCTTACATACGTCGATATTACAGCAGAACATAAATTCATAAAGGAGGTGAAGAAAGCTCGTTGTACCCTGCCAAAGCGTCACCGTAGCCAATATGGCTTCACTCTCCATTTTCGTTATGAGGCGAAGCAGCGTTGACACCAGCATTCAGACATTCAAAAATGACCGTCAAGTTGACAAAAGCAAACACGGATCACGTTTATTATTCTCGCTTGAGGTGAAATGAGGTCCCTTCGCAAAAACACGGTGACATCATCCCTGAAACAAGAACTGAGGAGTTTAAAATGGCGGAAATCATAAACTTGCGTCTCAGGCTTTTAAGTCTCTGAAGAAAGCAGCAGTTGCCATATTCCCCCGTCCCCAATGAAATACAAGCAAACATTTGTCAAGTTTCGGATATATTGTTGCGTCGTGACATAGGAAATGCCAGCGACATAAAGTTGAACTCATCTCAGTAAGAATTTCTGTTAAagtctttcatttcatttcatttcatttgactCCCCTTTGCCATCAGTCAACCAACTCCCTCCCCAAATCCTCCACTAGATTCTTCTGTATATGAccccaaaaatatataatgtcATCAAAACAAAATCTTAGAAAGTCCAATAGTCTATTTTTGCATTGTTATTTGTCGACAGTGCAAAGACTAGATAACCAGAGGGGAGGTGTTTCCTCTGCGTGAAGGGGTAGAGTGATGGCTTTGAACCTGGATTAGATCAGTCCAAGCTTTTGAGATTCTTTCCATGGGCAAGAAAGACGCAAACGAGCTGTCACCACTCGGGCAGATCAACTAAACGCACACAAACACCATTGAACTGATGTCAAAAAGGGAACTCCTGGGAAATCCTTTTCTCACGTGAGCCAGTCACATGAATCTTTGCAGGCTTGAGGTGTGGCGGTCAGGTTTCCCTGTTGAAGACACAGCAAATTCCCGCTCGTTAGCAATTCACATGTTGCGTTCACGGCAACCATTCCCATTTGCTTTTGTCAACAGGCAAGAGAGGTTTGTATAGTGGCAATTTGCAAGCCCCTCCACTAGATGTCAGTGCAGCCTGCCTCTATTTTCATGCTCATTCTACAACTCTATTTAATCTTCACTGTGATCCTCTTGTCCTTAGAAGACCTACTTAAAATGGATGAGCTGAGGGGTTGCACTGAATATTATATACTAGACAGCAGCCGAGTACCCGCAATGAGTCCATTTTCCTTTAGACAAATCCAGGACAGAGAatgcaagacaaaaacaaatctcaCACATTATATATCATCATCTGTCAGCAGCTTGATACTCTTGGCTGCATTCAGGTCTGAGTCTTGCCTATACTTGGCATCCTTTATAGGCTACAGTCTATTTAGTATTACTTTCTTTATTCTTACCTCTAGGTGGGTGGAGAAGGTTGCTTTCTGCTTGTTAACTGGCAACAACAGTTGATAAATGGACAGACTTACTGAAGCGTGTATTGCCATCGGGCATTTTGCCTATTCAGGTTTTGGCTTTTGATATGCAGTTGGTGTAATGTAACAGTGTCAAGTGGTGACTTCACTGGTGGGTTGGGCCCCAAAAGTGGGTCGCTGAGCCATTTTGGGCGGGTCGCGAACAGCTCGTAAAAAATTCAAAGGGTGTTTCTCATTTTACGACGGTCCAGACACACCACATTTCAAGCTTAATAAAGTGGTTATGCCACACAAAAAGGAAGCTCAGTTAGCACCACACTACCTCGGAAATTCATTTTCCGTTTGATTGTTGTCATTTATAGACACATTTTTCATTCTAGCATTTACTGTAAATATGACATTTACTTTGAAAGTGGTCCACATTGTGGCATGATGGctagcttgacttcccttttagacGTTCGTAGTATTGATTGGCATTAAAGTTgtgaccaacatcaacacaacgctATCCCGAAAACATATTCAATCGCTCATTTAAGACGCTAAGAAAACGCTAATTAATTACGCCATCATTGTATGATAGGGCAGAAGTCTCCGACGTAAGTTGCTACTGGTTAGCAtgcagctagctgttagcattaccTACGGGTGCTTGGCTGGTAGctgtaaatgagtttgacagctgCTAAGTGGTAactggctttttttgtttttttttttgttttaatggggaaaagcattttacaaaataaattaagacaaagtacaatcttttttttttttttttcctgatacgaAAAAAAACCGATCAGATCCTTGGCCCAAATCCGTAATCCGATCCGAACAGTGACTTTTGTGATACGTTGCACCACAAATACATAGTCTAGTTtcgtttgcaaatatgttttaaacgtgtttttcttttaaataaattttaccTAATTGATTTTAACTTTCATACAAGTGGGTGACAACTTTGTGACAATAGGAGCATGTGGGTCTCAGGGTAGCAATAGCTCAGAATCACTGGTATCAAATATCTACGGTAATAACAATATTTCTGCTTTTCGGCCTTAGATTTAAAGTGTTTCGTTATATATGCAAGTATCAAGATATTTTCAAGTAGTTTAGTCACACCATCTCCATTCTTCATCCTAGTCATCAAATCGGACCACCTGTGTTATATTTGcaacatgtcaaaatttagcaaaaAATTCAACCAGATAACCAGGCACACCAGGTAATTTAAAAATTGGATGACATTGCCTATCGAAAATTTGGtccaaaaaatgctttaaaatgagagtaaaatagtaataaaataCTTGATAATTTCTAAACATACTGTAtccccatgattttttttttgatttttttattttttatttttattttttaaactttgcgATTACTGGAAATCCTTCCCCAAAATATCCACCAATAAGGTCATACGGGCCAAAATTATGATGGGTTCTCAATGCATCCAAATTACCATGATAGCACAAAGGGAACATCATGTGAGAGCAGTGTTGGTAGCAGAAGAGATCATGTACATTGGTAATCAAGTGTTTTATTGTAAATTGACTTgctattaattttgttttatattgaaGCTAATTTTCTTGTTACAATTCCAAGCTATGTTTTGGTCATGCACTGCACATTTAACATGCAAGTCCTCCGCTTTCGTTCAATACACTGCTGTCGTGTAAATAAACCTGTGTAAGAAAGTGCAAGTGAAGACGGACTGACCTGTGGTGTAGGACAGATCATACTGTCCTGAGAGCAGGGGGTATCCCAGGTGGTGGTGAGAGGGTATGATCCGCTGGGAAGGCGAGGATCGCGGCCGATCCACGTCTCTTTCCCGATCCCGTTCTCCGCCGGCTCCTCTGTCCTGCTCCCGCTCCCTGTCAAGGGGTGCCTTGTCCCCTACTGTCGGAGATTTGCTTTTGTATTGGCTTGCGTGTTGATGCAGGATGTCGAGCGCTTTGGCGTCTGTCGCCATTTTGTTGACAGTAGGGCTAGTGCGGGATTTGTCGCTGGCCTCTTCAGCTCCAGCTATTTTACCGCCGTATGGAGAAAAAGGATAACCTCCAGGGAGGTAAGAACCTACATGAATACGAATATGGATGGGttaatatacatattcattataTTCATTATTATACAGAATAAAACAAATTGCTTTGCAAAGGACCAAGTTTTAATGTACCGTAAAATCCTGTGTAAACTACGTGAGTGCTAAAGACAATAATGAGTCAAACATTCTCACCCATTTCTTTGAATTGGCTCTGGTTTTAgagatgtttatatttttgacaattaattcatagctcatttggAGATATCAAAAATGCTTGTTATTTATTCTCTAATAAAAGTGAAACATGCTTGTCTACTGCTAATATTGCCTCATTTTTTGAACGTTTGCTTGATTTTCACATGAAACAATTTCCATATAGAAGGCTCTGTGACAACGTTTGCCATCTTTCACGATGTTGCGTCAGAAATGAAAGGGCATGCTTGAAAAGACAGAGAGACACCCTCAAAGTTGTAGCATAAAGAGAATACCAAtgtcaattttgcatatttagtttAGAATGTGTGAATGCATGTCCCATGCAGAAACCTCTCACATTCTGAATTTGGCAAACATGAAGTGATTACAGTGTGATTAAATCCCGCTCCAGCAGCTTTACAAGCCGTAACAATGACTGGAATTCACAGTCAAACAACATGAAAATTGTTTGGCACAACACACAGACCAAtgagaaaaatacatttgggaCAATAATAACTTTAAGTAAAACTGCTATTGTTAACACTTTTTGGGCTATATGAGTGAATAGATTGATTAAAATAAGGTACAATTACAATGAATCATTACAACATTGTTGAGTAATGCTTtatatttttctcaaaaatataattttgtgtCATACCTGGGTAGTTCTGCATCATGACCGAAGGCATGCCCCTGTAACCAGGGTGGTTGGGGTCATAACCTTGTCCATAGGGGTAACCATGCATGTATGGCATGTATCCTTGGTGTTGTGCTAGTGGTGATGAGAACTGCAAGTGGGCATTTGTACGAGAGTCTTTACTCAAGGTCCGATGTTCCTCAGAACTAATTCTAGGGTCAGTAATTTCTTTACTGTCCTCCTTAGGCCCGCTTTGACAGTCCTTCGGCCTGCACCTTTCTTCCTTTGCTTTCCTATCACGCTCCCGTTCTCTGTCCCGTTCATCTTTCCACCGTGATTGTTGCTGCTGGTGTTCGCCTTCCGCTTGAGCCTTCTGGCTCTCAGAGTACTGCTGGTGGTCAgaaacaaagcaacaaaatgatAACAATTGTGTAAAAACATCTGAGGTCTCAAttataaaaatgtgtgtgtaaGATTCAAGTTAAAGTGTAAACACAAAAGAACTctgaagacttaaaaaaaaaaaagtgcacacatCCACATTCACCAGGAAAAGCTGCATGTCATATCCCTATCGACCCACATTTAACCATTAATGGTCAACGTAACGTACCAATCGAAATGCTTATCAATGAGTTATTGATCAATGGTTCTTTATCATGGATCGTAGCAGggcgcaaacaaacaaacaaaaaaagactaacaataataataatgacattgAAATTAAGGTGCTTATGGTTGAGGTGGAGATGAAAAGGTAGATATTGTTTGCTGCCAATTTGCTGCAACTTCTAGGTCTTTGTTTTGTGCCTACAGCTcttcaattattttttcttaGCTCCCCCAGGAGGAAGAAAATATTTcgcacccaacccccccccaactCTCAGCTGCAactataaatattatttttaaaaactcttGTAAATACATCActgcagaggagctaatacTCTGTACAATAATGAGAgcactactgccacctactgtagtggatgtgcactTACACTTTATTATAGTATgccccaaataaaataaataaataaataaataaataaataaataaataaaagaaaaacatggtCCCTGAAGTCGCACGCGTCCCCATCCAAACAAAGTGAGGCCTGTGATActctaaattatatttacctgtCTATACCACACAGCCTGCTCTGTGCCAGGTTGACCTCTTGAGTCAAGAGCTTGCTTGGAGTCCTCCTTCCCATGGTGTCCCCCTTCTGTCAGCTTCATCTTCAGCCCTTCAGCTTGCTGGGACTTGATGTCCTCCGCCTTAATGTTTCCCATCGATTTGGATGAAACCTCAGAGGGTGAGTCCCTGGATTTACTGGTAGGTTGCGGCGTCTTTCCAAGCTCAGATTGACTCGAGGTTTTGGAGAGGTTTGGCTGCATTGGGTTCTTTTGTTTCCATTCCTCCTTTATGGCAGCTTCTCTTTCTTTCATGATTATGTCCGACTTTTTCTCAGCGGCGCGGTGCTGTTCAGCCATTTGTCGCTGACGCTCTTCAAACTGCTGTCGATAGGCAGGGTTGGTATTCATTAAATGGTTATGGTATGCCTGATCTGAGTGATACGCATACGGGGGTACGTAGGCATACTGATTGTAGTAAAGTGGTTGCATATACATGTTGGATCGTTGTTGAATGACGGAGggttgctgctgttgctgctgttgctgctgctggccAGGAGCGATGTCAGGTTTGCGATCCTCATGAACCTCGACCTTGACTTTCTCCTCGGCCTGATCCTGATCATCTTCCCTTTTGATCTTCACCTGACCTTCTGCCACCGGTGTGCCTGGATTTGGTCCACCGGGACTGGGGTTGACATAATTGGGAGAGTAATACGTCTCATAGCCAGTGTAGTATGGAGATTCTTTGCTGGGAGCCGGAtttgggaaaagagcttttttgaCACTTTCCCTAAGTGCCTGGTCTTCTGTCCTGTTTTTAACATTCTCTAGTTTGCCTTCACCATCCTCACCAGCGTCAGAGATGTCCGAGTATGCTGGGCTGTGAGTTTTCACAGATGAGTTGTCAGCACCGTTCTGGTTCATGTGAAGTGGTGTAAGAGGCTGTGGCATTCCACTGCCATCTATTCGACTGGCCACTCCAATGGATGGGCTTGGGGCATTATCTGTAAAACTATATATCTTGTCAGCCTCTGCCTTGATGCTTGCCAGCCGACTCTGATGAGGGTCTGAGGACCCATTGAGAAGCCCTTCAGCCTTACTTCCTTGTTCAGGTACTTCTGCATATGACTGTTTTCCCTCCTCGGGCTTCCCTCCCTTTCCCATCGACTTGGGGCTGTCAGCTTCCTTTCCACCATCCTTTTTCTTCttgtctttcttcttcttgtctttGGCGCTACTTGAGGGAGGATCCCCTACAGCGGGGGTTTTTAACTGGGTGCCTTTCATTTGGGGACTTTTGGGGATTCCTTGCAGAATTGGGGTAAGCCCTGGTGAAGAATTGGGGTTTCCTGCAGGGAAAGAGTACATTTGTTGTGGAGCTGAAGGGCCAGTGGTAACTGTTCGTGGTGACTTGATATTTTTTTGACCCGTTTTATCAGCCTTAGTGTTAGCTTTTTTCGACTTGTCCGAACTTCTTTTTTCATCAATGCCATCATTACTGGCTTCATCTGAAAGACATGCCCCATCATCACAACCTTCCATTGGTGTACTTATTTCTGGTTCTGTTTCAGCAATTTTCTTTTTGCTCTGCTTTGAGCAAAACTTGCCAGGCGATGGGGAAGTACTTTGAACATCAAAGCTCCTTCCTTTTGGTGTGACTGACCGGGCAGGAGAAAAGGATCCCTTGTGTGAGATAGATGCACCATTACAATTCTCAGGTTCAGGGTGAATTGTCGAGTCCTCTCCATATTCACTGTCTACATCTAATTCTAGCTTCACATCATCTTCCATGTGGGCACGGGCTTGGTGGTATTTGAGACCATTAATGTGCTTATACCTCTTGTTGCAATTGGGATGAGGGCAATCGATGAGAACAGGTGAGGGACAACTCCGATCAAGGGGGGGTGGAAGTGGCTCAGTCTTGACAGAAGGAATGAGAAGACCCGTTAGCCCAACCCCTCCACTGTTAGAGTTTGTCCGCATGCGTTTGTTGCCTTTGGTGTCCTCCGAGCTCGAATTAGGCTCCATGTCTGATGCAGGCTTAGCCTTACGTTTTCCAGCTGAGGAGGGGCTGGCCTTGATATCCTCTGTGTTGCTATTGGGAGGAGTGCGGCGCTCCGATGGTGTCTGGCTGCCCCTTCGGCCCTTACTGTTAGAAGCGGCACGTGTCTTGTTGTTGGTGGCGCCTTTGTTGTCTGATGAGTTGCTGTTCTCGTTGATTGGAGTGTTGC
Above is a genomic segment from Festucalex cinctus isolate MCC-2025b chromosome 4, RoL_Fcin_1.0, whole genome shotgun sequence containing:
- the znf609b gene encoding zinc finger protein 609b isoform X2, producing the protein MSLSGGTAGGKGVDSNAVDTYDSGDEWDIGVGNLIIDLDADLEKDKLEMSGTKDGMAAPPSAVAALPDNIRFVSPVSGSQGKESKSKYKRSKNSKDNNNKASAGDGAKKENTGRTQGEPTGTAASAMVAGNNSTSVKNIEKGGKTSRGVLSGKKDKEGATGKSKKDKTEGAAVVAIAAVEKEVVSQVQVALGNCRNTPFEGTQSTDLVEANQIGNIALEPVGILPALTTKTEPEEIENGNVECKTLKKVKNEKMESPVSTPVPPPLHLLAAVGNSEIASPCEQIMVRTRSVAVNTSDVALSTEPECLGPCEPGTSVNLEGIVWQETEDGMLVVNVTWRNKTYVGTLLDCTRHDWAPPRFCESPTSDLEMRNGRGRGKRMRPNSNTPINENSNSSDNKGATNNKTRAASNSKGRRGSQTPSERRTPPNSNTEDIKASPSSAGKRKAKPASDMEPNSSSEDTKGNKRMRTNSNSGGVGLTGLLIPSVKTEPLPPPLDRSCPSPVLIDCPHPNCNKRYKHINGLKYHQARAHMEDDVKLELDVDSEYGEDSTIHPEPENCNGASISHKGSFSPARSVTPKGRSFDVQSTSPSPGKFCSKQSKKKIAETEPEISTPMEGCDDGACLSDEASNDGIDEKRSSDKSKKANTKADKTGQKNIKSPRTVTTGPSAPQQMYSFPAGNPNSSPGLTPILQGIPKSPQMKGTQLKTPAVGDPPSSSAKDKKKKDKKKKDGGKEADSPKSMGKGGKPEEGKQSYAEVPEQGSKAEGLLNGSSDPHQSRLASIKAEADKIYSFTDNAPSPSIGVASRIDGSGMPQPLTPLHMNQNGADNSSVKTHSPAYSDISDAGEDGEGKLENVKNRTEDQALRESVKKALFPNPAPSKESPYYTGYETYYSPNYVNPSPGGPNPGTPVAEGQVKIKREDDQDQAEEKVKVEVHEDRKPDIAPGQQQQQQQQQQPSVIQQRSNMYMQPLYYNQYAYVPPYAYHSDQAYHNHLMNTNPAYRQQFEERQRQMAEQHRAAEKKSDIIMKEREAAIKEEWKQKNPMQPNLSKTSSQSELGKTPQPTSKSRDSPSEVSSKSMGNIKAEDIKSQQAEGLKMKLTEGGHHGKEDSKQALDSRGQPGTEQAVWYRQYSESQKAQAEGEHQQQQSRWKDERDRERERDRKAKEERCRPKDCQSGPKEDSKEITDPRISSEEHRTLSKDSRTNAHLQFSSPLAQHQGYMPYMHGYPYGQGYDPNHPGYRGMPSVMMQNYPGSYLPGGYPFSPYGGKIAGAEEASDKSRTSPTVNKMATDAKALDILHQHASQYKSKSPTVGDKAPLDREREQDRGAGGERDRERDVDRPRSSPSQRIIPSHHHLGYPLLSGQYDLSYTTGKPDRHTSSLQRFM
- the znf609b gene encoding zinc finger protein 609b isoform X1 codes for the protein MSLSGGTAGGKGVDSNAVDTYDSGDEWDIGVGNLIIDLDADLEKDKLEMSGTKDGMAAPPSAVAALPDNIRFVSPVSGSQGKESKSKYKRSKNSKDNNNKASAGDGAKKENTGRTQGEPTGTAASAMVAGNNSTSVKNIEKGGKTSRGVLSGKKDKEGATGKSKKDKTEGAAVVAIAAVEKEVVSQVQVALGNCRNTPFEGTQSTDLVEANQIGNIALEPVGILPALTTKTEPEEIENGNVECKTLKKVKNEKMESPVSTPVPPPLHLLAAVGNSEIASPCEQIMVRTRSVAVNTSDVALSTEPECLGPCEPGTSVNLEGIVWQETEDGMLVVNVTWRNKTYVGTLLDCTRHDWAPPRFCESPTSDLEMRNGRGRGKRMRPNSNTPINENSNSSDNKGATNNKTRAASNSKGRRGSQTPSERRTPPNSNTEDIKASPSSAGKRKAKPASDMEPNSSSEDTKGNKRMRTNSNSGGVGLTGLLIPSVKTEPLPPPLDRSCPSPVLIDCPHPNCNKRYKHINGLKYHQARAHMEDDVKLELDVDSEYGEDSTIHPEPENCNGASISHKGSFSPARSVTPKGRSFDVQSTSPSPGKFCSKQSKKKIAETEPEISTPMEGCDDGACLSDEASNDGIDEKRSSDKSKKANTKADKTGQKNIKSPRTVTTGPSAPQQMYSFPAGNPNSSPGLTPILQGIPKSPQMKGTQLKTPAVGDPPSSSAKDKKKKDKKKKDGGKEADSPKSMGKGGKPEEGKQSYAEVPEQGSKAEGLLNGSSDPHQSRLASIKAEADKIYSFTDNAPSPSIGVASRIDGSGMPQPLTPLHMNQNGADNSSVKTHSPAYSDISDAGEDGEGKLENVKNRTEDQALRESVKKALFPNPAPSKESPYYTGYETYYSPNYVNPSPGGPNPGTPVAEGQVKIKREDDQDQAEEKVKVEVHEDRKPDIAPGQQQQQQQQQQPSVIQQRSNMYMQPLYYNQYAYVPPYAYHSDQAYHNHLMNTNPAYRQQFEERQRQMAEQHRAAEKKSDIIMKEREAAIKEEWKQKNPMQPNLSKTSSQSELGKTPQPTSKSRDSPSEVSSKSMGNIKAEDIKSQQAEGLKMKLTEGGHHGKEDSKQALDSRGQPGTEQAVWYRQQYSESQKAQAEGEHQQQQSRWKDERDRERERDRKAKEERCRPKDCQSGPKEDSKEITDPRISSEEHRTLSKDSRTNAHLQFSSPLAQHQGYMPYMHGYPYGQGYDPNHPGYRGMPSVMMQNYPGSYLPGGYPFSPYGGKIAGAEEASDKSRTSPTVNKMATDAKALDILHQHASQYKSKSPTVGDKAPLDREREQDRGAGGERDRERDVDRPRSSPSQRIIPSHHHLGYPLLSGQYDLSYTTGKPDRHTSSLQRFM
- the znf609b gene encoding zinc finger protein 609b isoform X3, coding for MESPVSTPVPPPLHLLAAVGNSEIASPCEQIMVRTRSVAVNTSDVALSTEPECLGPCEPGTSVNLEGIVWQETEDGMLVVNVTWRNKTYVGTLLDCTRHDWAPPRFCESPTSDLEMRNGRGRGKRMRPNSNTPINENSNSSDNKGATNNKTRAASNSKGRRGSQTPSERRTPPNSNTEDIKASPSSAGKRKAKPASDMEPNSSSEDTKGNKRMRTNSNSGGVGLTGLLIPSVKTEPLPPPLDRSCPSPVLIDCPHPNCNKRYKHINGLKYHQARAHMEDDVKLELDVDSEYGEDSTIHPEPENCNGASISHKGSFSPARSVTPKGRSFDVQSTSPSPGKFCSKQSKKKIAETEPEISTPMEGCDDGACLSDEASNDGIDEKRSSDKSKKANTKADKTGQKNIKSPRTVTTGPSAPQQMYSFPAGNPNSSPGLTPILQGIPKSPQMKGTQLKTPAVGDPPSSSAKDKKKKDKKKKDGGKEADSPKSMGKGGKPEEGKQSYAEVPEQGSKAEGLLNGSSDPHQSRLASIKAEADKIYSFTDNAPSPSIGVASRIDGSGMPQPLTPLHMNQNGADNSSVKTHSPAYSDISDAGEDGEGKLENVKNRTEDQALRESVKKALFPNPAPSKESPYYTGYETYYSPNYVNPSPGGPNPGTPVAEGQVKIKREDDQDQAEEKVKVEVHEDRKPDIAPGQQQQQQQQQQPSVIQQRSNMYMQPLYYNQYAYVPPYAYHSDQAYHNHLMNTNPAYRQQFEERQRQMAEQHRAAEKKSDIIMKEREAAIKEEWKQKNPMQPNLSKTSSQSELGKTPQPTSKSRDSPSEVSSKSMGNIKAEDIKSQQAEGLKMKLTEGGHHGKEDSKQALDSRGQPGTEQAVWYRQQYSESQKAQAEGEHQQQQSRWKDERDRERERDRKAKEERCRPKDCQSGPKEDSKEITDPRISSEEHRTLSKDSRTNAHLQFSSPLAQHQGYMPYMHGYPYGQGYDPNHPGYRGMPSVMMQNYPGSYLPGGYPFSPYGGKIAGAEEASDKSRTSPTVNKMATDAKALDILHQHASQYKSKSPTVGDKAPLDREREQDRGAGGERDRERDVDRPRSSPSQRIIPSHHHLGYPLLSGQYDLSYTTGKPDRHTSSLQRFM